A window from Aeromonas rivipollensis encodes these proteins:
- the ruvA gene encoding Holliday junction branch migration protein RuvA → MIGRLRGIVIEKNPPEVLLEVGGVGYEVHMPMSCFYDLPELGKEAAIHTHFVVREDAQLLYGFNHKQERALFRELIKTNGVGPKLALAILSGMTATQFVMSVEREEISSLVKLPGVGKKTAERLVVEMKDRLKGWVSHDLFSPAAISLPAQESQLRAPDASEEAASALVALGYKPQQASQIVAKVASEGMSVEAIIRESLRSLV, encoded by the coding sequence GTGATCGGTCGCTTGAGAGGCATTGTGATTGAGAAGAATCCCCCCGAGGTGTTGCTCGAGGTGGGAGGCGTGGGTTATGAAGTGCATATGCCCATGAGCTGCTTCTACGACCTGCCCGAGCTCGGGAAGGAAGCTGCCATTCACACCCACTTCGTGGTGCGCGAAGATGCCCAGCTGCTCTATGGCTTCAACCACAAGCAGGAACGGGCGCTGTTTCGCGAGCTGATCAAGACCAACGGCGTCGGCCCCAAACTGGCGCTGGCCATTCTCTCCGGCATGACGGCCACCCAGTTCGTGATGAGCGTCGAGCGCGAGGAGATAAGCTCTCTGGTCAAGCTGCCCGGCGTGGGCAAAAAGACCGCCGAGCGGCTGGTGGTGGAGATGAAGGACCGCCTCAAGGGCTGGGTCAGCCACGATCTCTTCTCCCCTGCCGCCATCAGCCTGCCCGCCCAGGAGAGCCAGCTGCGGGCCCCCGATGCCAGTGAGGAGGCGGCCAGTGCCCTGGTGGCGCTCGGTTACAAGCCGCAGCAGGCCAGCCAGATCGTGGCCAAGGTGGCCAGCGAGGGCATGTCGGTGGAAGCCATCATCCGTGAATCCCTGCGCAGCCTGGTGTGA